The proteins below come from a single Ictidomys tridecemlineatus isolate mIctTri1 chromosome 8, mIctTri1.hap1, whole genome shotgun sequence genomic window:
- the Ly6g6f gene encoding lymphocyte antigen 6 complex locus protein G6f: MAVLFLLLLFLCGLPQAATDNIQVIYVALGEAMELPCPSPPTLHGDELLSWFHSPGAGSSTILVAQVQVTRSIPNLRKPGKESRLKLLGNYSLWLEGSKDGDAGRYWCTVLGEHHRYQNWRVYDVSVLKGSQFSAKATDGSSCSVLLCFVVPVRRLDSVTWLEGKGPVRGRVHSFWGDGAALLLVCPGEGFPEPKGHRPRIIRCLVSQNKGVSFSLAASMEASPNLSVPSMAWDVTWILMLSLTVGQAFTILALSIMLWRRRVREVQGRDASIPHFKPEIQIYENIHLAHLSPPAHKTR, from the exons ATGGCAGTCTTATTTCTCCTTCTTCTGTTCCTCTGTGGGCTCCCTCAGGCTGCTACAG ACAACATCCAGGTCATCTATGTAGCCTTGGGGGAAGCGATGGAGCTGCCGTGTCCCTCACCACCCACCCTACATGGAGATGAACTCCTATCATGGTTCCACAGCCCTGGAGCAGGCTCCTCCACCATCCTGGTGGCCCAGGTCCAAGTGACCAGGTCAATCCCAAACCTTAGGAAACCTGGAAAGGAATCCAGGCTCAAACTCCTTGGAAACTATTCCTTGTGGTTGGAGGGGTCCAAGGATGGAGATGCTGGGCGGTACTGGTGCACCGTGCTGGGTGAGCACCACAGGTATCAGAACTGGAGAGTGTATGATGTCTCTGTTCTCAAAG GATCCCAGTTCTCTGCAAAGGCTACAGATGGATCCTCCTGCTCTGTCCTGTTGTGCTTTGTGGTCCCTGTCAGACGTCTGGACTCTGTGACTTGGCTGGAAGGGAAGGGTCCTGTGAGAGGACGTGTTCATTCCTTCTGGGGTGATGGGGCTGCCCTGCTCTTGGTGTGTCCTGGGGAAGGGTTTCCTGAGCCCAAGGGCCATAGACCAAGAATCATCCGGTGCCTCGTGTCTCAGAATAAAGGAGTCAGCTTTAGCCTGGCAG CCTCCATGGAAGCTTCTCCTAACCTCAGTGTACCTTCCATGGCCTGGGATGTGACTTGGATCCTGATGCTGTCACTCACAGTGGGCCAGGCATTCACCATCCTAGCTCTCAGCATCATGCTCTGGAGGCGGAGAGTCCGGGAGGTTCAGGGCAGAG ATGCCTCCATTCCTCACTTTAAACCTGAAATCCAGATCTATGAGAACATCCACTTGGCCCATCTCAG cccacctgcccacaAGACCAGGTAA
- the Mpig6b gene encoding megakaryocyte and platelet inhibitory receptor G6b isoform X1, giving the protein MGWGQCHRPAPWTCPNHRPPPPLASLDGRPGDRVNLSCVGVSHPIRWAWAPSFPACKGLSKGRRPILWASSSGIPTVPPLLPFAGRLRSLDPGIRRLELLLSAGDSGTFFCRGRHEDESRTVLHVLGDRADCRAQGPTNGSLYPQVLVPLLGAGLVLGLGALGVVWWLRRRSPPPPLPPLPTFAPLMKAEPQRPMEEEEPKIPGDLDQEPSLLYADLDHRALRRPRRLSTVVPADASTIYAVVV; this is encoded by the exons atggggtggggacAGTGTCATCGACCTGCCCCATGGACTTGTCCTAACCACCGTCCCCCGCCTCCCCTAGCATCTCTGGATGGACGCCCTGGAGACCGGGTGAATCTTTCCTGCGTGGGGGTCTCGCACCCCATCCGCTGGGCTTGGGCGCCTAGTTTCCCAGCTTGCAAAGGTCTGTCCAAGGGACGTCGCCCGATCCTGTGGGCATCGTCCAGTGGGATCCCCACTGTGCCTCCACTCCTGCCCTTCGCTGGCCGCCTACGCTCTCTGGACCCTGGTATCCGGAGGCTGGAGCTGCTCTTGAGTGCGGGGGACTCGGGCACATTTTTCTGCAGGGGACGCCACGAGGACGAGAGTCGTACGGTGCTTCACGTGCTGGGCGATAGGGCCGATTGCAGAGCCCAGGGGCCTACGAACG GGTCGCTGTATCCCCAAGTCCTGGTCCCGTTGCTGGGCGCTGGTCTGGTGCTAGGACTGGGAGCGTTGGGCGTGGTCTGGTGGTTGCGCAG GCGCTCGCCCCCGCCTCCGCTTCCACCACTCCCCACATTTG CTCCTTTGATGAAAGCCGAGCCCCAGAgacccatggaggaggaggagcccaaGATTCCAGGGGACCTGGACCAGGAGCCG AGCCTGCTCTACGCTGATCTGGACCATAGAGCCCTCAGGAGACCCCGCCGGCTGTCCACAGTAGTCCCTGCTGATGCGTCCACTATCTATGCAGTTGTAGTTTGA
- the Mpig6b gene encoding megakaryocyte and platelet inhibitory receptor G6b isoform X2, whose translation MGWGQCHRPAPWTCPNHRPPPPLASLDGRPGDRVNLSCVGVSHPIRWAWAPSFPACKGLSKGRRPILWASSSGIPTVPPLLPFAGRLRSLDPGIRRLELLLSAGDSGTFFCRGRHEDESRTVLHVLGDRADCRAQGPTNGSLYPQVLVPLLGAGLVLGLGALGVVWWLRRRSPPPPLPPLPTFALSPPYSSFDESRAPETHGGGGAQDSRGPGPGAEPALR comes from the exons atggggtggggacAGTGTCATCGACCTGCCCCATGGACTTGTCCTAACCACCGTCCCCCGCCTCCCCTAGCATCTCTGGATGGACGCCCTGGAGACCGGGTGAATCTTTCCTGCGTGGGGGTCTCGCACCCCATCCGCTGGGCTTGGGCGCCTAGTTTCCCAGCTTGCAAAGGTCTGTCCAAGGGACGTCGCCCGATCCTGTGGGCATCGTCCAGTGGGATCCCCACTGTGCCTCCACTCCTGCCCTTCGCTGGCCGCCTACGCTCTCTGGACCCTGGTATCCGGAGGCTGGAGCTGCTCTTGAGTGCGGGGGACTCGGGCACATTTTTCTGCAGGGGACGCCACGAGGACGAGAGTCGTACGGTGCTTCACGTGCTGGGCGATAGGGCCGATTGCAGAGCCCAGGGGCCTACGAACG GGTCGCTGTATCCCCAAGTCCTGGTCCCGTTGCTGGGCGCTGGTCTGGTGCTAGGACTGGGAGCGTTGGGCGTGGTCTGGTGGTTGCGCAG GCGCTCGCCCCCGCCTCCGCTTCCACCACTCCCCACATTTG CTCTGTCCCCCCCATATAGCTCCTTTGATGAAAGCCGAGCCCCAGAgacccatggaggaggaggagcccaaGATTCCAGGGGACCTGGACCAGGAGCCG AGCCTGCTCTACGCTGA
- the Ddah2 gene encoding putative hydrolase DDAH2 gives MGTPGEGLGRCSHALIRGVPESLASGESAGAGLPALDLAKAQREHGVLGGKLRQRLGLQLLELPPEESLPLGPLIGDTAVIQGDTALITRPWSPARRPEVDGVRKALQDLGLRIVEMGDENATLDGTDVLFTGREFFVGLSKWTNHRGAEIVADTFRDFAVSTVPVSGPSHLRGLCGMGGPRTVVAGSSDAAQKAVRAMAVLTDHPYASLTLPDDAAADCLFLRPGLPGALPFLLHRGGGDLPNSQEALQKLSDVTLVPVSCSELEKAGAGLSSLCLVLSTRPHS, from the exons ATGGGGACGCCGGGGGAGGGGCTGGGTCGCTGCTCCCATGCCCTGATCCGGGGTGTCCCCGAGAGCCTGGCGTCGGGGGAGAGTGCAGGGGCTGGCCTTCCAGCTCTGGACCTAGCCAAAGCTCAAAGGGAGCATGGGGTGCTGGGGGGTAAACTGAGGCAGCGACTGGGGCTACAGCTGTTAGAACTGCCTCCGGAGGAATCGCTGCCGCTAGGACCGCTGATTGGTGATACAGCCGTGATTCAAGGCGATACGGCCCTAATCACGCGGCCCTGGAGCCCGGCTCGTAGACCTGAG GTTGATGGAGTCCGCAAAGCACTTCAGGACTTGGGTCTCCGAATTGTGGAGATGGGGGATGAGAACGCAACTCTGGATGGCACTGACGTTCTCTTCACGG GCCGGGAGTTTTTTGTAGGCCTCTCCAAGTGGACCAATCACCGAGGAGCTGAGATCGTGGCGGACACATTCCGG GACTTCGCCGTCTCTACTGTGCCGGTCTCTGGCCCTTCTCACCTGCGTGGCCTCTGTGGCATGGGGGGACCCCGCACTGTGGTAGCAGGCAGCAGCGACGCTGCCCAAAAAGCTGTTAGG gCAATGGCAGTGCTGACAGATCACCCATATGCCTCTCTGACTCTCCCAGATGACGCAGCTGCTGACTGTCTCTTTCTGCGTCCTGGGTTGCCTGGTGCACTCCCTTTCCTCCTGCATCGTGGAGGTGGGGACTTGCCTAACAGCCAGGAG GCACTGCAGAAGCTCTCTGATGTCACCCTTGTACCTGTATCCTGCTCAGAACTGGAAAAGGCTGGTGCTGGGCTCAGCTCCCTTTGCCTGGTGCTCAGCACACGCCCCCACAGTTGA
- the Mpig6b gene encoding megakaryocyte and platelet inhibitory receptor G6b isoform X4: MALVLQLLPLLLSRAHGDPGASLDGRPGDRVNLSCVGVSHPIRWAWAPSFPACKGLSKGRRPILWASSSGIPTVPPLLPFAGRLRSLDPGIRRLELLLSAGDSGTFFCRGRHEDESRTVLHVLGDRADCRAQGPTNGARPRLRFHHSPHLLCPPHIAPLMKAEPQRPMEEEEPKIPGDLDQEPSLLYADLDHRALRRPRRLSTVVPADASTIYAVVV, translated from the exons ATGGCCCTGGTTCTGCAGCTACTGCCTCTGCTGCTTTCGAGGGCCCACGGGGACCCGGGGG CATCTCTGGATGGACGCCCTGGAGACCGGGTGAATCTTTCCTGCGTGGGGGTCTCGCACCCCATCCGCTGGGCTTGGGCGCCTAGTTTCCCAGCTTGCAAAGGTCTGTCCAAGGGACGTCGCCCGATCCTGTGGGCATCGTCCAGTGGGATCCCCACTGTGCCTCCACTCCTGCCCTTCGCTGGCCGCCTACGCTCTCTGGACCCTGGTATCCGGAGGCTGGAGCTGCTCTTGAGTGCGGGGGACTCGGGCACATTTTTCTGCAGGGGACGCCACGAGGACGAGAGTCGTACGGTGCTTCACGTGCTGGGCGATAGGGCCGATTGCAGAGCCCAGGGGCCTACGAACG GCGCTCGCCCCCGCCTCCGCTTCCACCACTCCCCACATTTG CTCTGTCCCCCCCATATAGCTCCTTTGATGAAAGCCGAGCCCCAGAgacccatggaggaggaggagcccaaGATTCCAGGGGACCTGGACCAGGAGCCG AGCCTGCTCTACGCTGATCTGGACCATAGAGCCCTCAGGAGACCCCGCCGGCTGTCCACAGTAGTCCCTGCTGATGCGTCCACTATCTATGCAGTTGTAGTTTGA
- the Ly6g6c gene encoding lymphocyte antigen 6 complex locus protein G6c isoform X2, producing MKGLLLLTLSALLCWVSADIRCHSCYKVPVLGCVDRQSCRLEPGHQCLTTNVYLGKMWVFSNLRCGTPEEPCREAFNQTNHKLGLNYNTTCCSKDNCNSPAPRPTPTLTLVFLTSLAGLGLWLLH from the exons ATGAAAGGCCTTCTTCTGCTCACCctgtctgctctgctctgctgggTCTCAG CTGATATCCGCTGTCACTCCTGCTACAAAGTCCCTGTGCTGGGCTGCGTGGACCGGCAGTCCTGCCGTCTGGAGCCAGGACACCAGTGCCTAACAACAAATGTGTACCTCG GGAAGATGTGGGTTTTCTCCAACCTGCGCTGTGGCACACCAGAAGAGCCCTGTCGGGAGGCCTTCAACCAAACCAACCACAAGCTGGGCCTGAACTATAACACCACCTGCTGCAGCAAAGACAACTGCAATAGCCCAGCCCCCCGGCCCACGCCCACCCTGACCCTGGTTTTCCTCACTTCCTTGGCTGGCCTTGGCCTCTGGCTGCTGCACTGA
- the LOC101977693 gene encoding lymphocyte antigen 6G6e has product MGTSSIFLCALFLCGALGLTTSSAQGRLRCYTCSFAKPCYPVPTECQDDEACGITVGTSDQNEIIERKGCLPRTQCPLPGHATYWSHAYVLRHHCCEQDLCNSAVTAQWLPSLFLTTLLLLVANFAWGGQLLH; this is encoded by the exons ATGGGCACCTCCAGCATCTTCCTCTGCGCCTTGTTCCTCTGTGGGGCATTGG GTCTCACCACTTCCTCTGCCCAGGGACGGCTTCGCTGTTACACCTGCAGCTTCGCCAAGCCTTGCTACCCTGTACCCACAGAGTGTCAGGATGATGAAGCTTGTGGCATCACTGTTGGCACCTCAG ACCAGAATGAGATCATCGAGCGGAAAGGCTGCCTCCCAAGGACCCAGTGCCCTCTGCCAGGTCATGCCACCTACTGGTCACATGCCTACGTTCTGCGGCACCACTGCTGTGAGCAGGACCTGTGCAACTCGGCTGTCACAGCACAGTGgctccccagtctcttcctcaccaccctgctcctcctggtggccAATTTTGCCTGGGGAGGCCAACTCCTCCACTAG
- the Mpig6b gene encoding megakaryocyte and platelet inhibitory receptor G6b isoform X3: MALVLQLLPLLLSRAHGDPGASLDGRPGDRVNLSCVGVSHPIRWAWAPSFPACKGLSKGRRPILWASSSGIPTVPPLLPFAGRLRSLDPGIRRLELLLSAGDSGTFFCRGRHEDESRTVLHVLGDRADCRAQGPTNGSLYPQVLVPLLGAGLVLGLGALGVVWWLRRRSPPPPLPPLPTFAPLMKAEPQRPMEEEEPKIPGDLDQEPSLLYADLDHRALRRPRRLSTVVPADASTIYAVVV, translated from the exons ATGGCCCTGGTTCTGCAGCTACTGCCTCTGCTGCTTTCGAGGGCCCACGGGGACCCGGGGG CATCTCTGGATGGACGCCCTGGAGACCGGGTGAATCTTTCCTGCGTGGGGGTCTCGCACCCCATCCGCTGGGCTTGGGCGCCTAGTTTCCCAGCTTGCAAAGGTCTGTCCAAGGGACGTCGCCCGATCCTGTGGGCATCGTCCAGTGGGATCCCCACTGTGCCTCCACTCCTGCCCTTCGCTGGCCGCCTACGCTCTCTGGACCCTGGTATCCGGAGGCTGGAGCTGCTCTTGAGTGCGGGGGACTCGGGCACATTTTTCTGCAGGGGACGCCACGAGGACGAGAGTCGTACGGTGCTTCACGTGCTGGGCGATAGGGCCGATTGCAGAGCCCAGGGGCCTACGAACG GGTCGCTGTATCCCCAAGTCCTGGTCCCGTTGCTGGGCGCTGGTCTGGTGCTAGGACTGGGAGCGTTGGGCGTGGTCTGGTGGTTGCGCAG GCGCTCGCCCCCGCCTCCGCTTCCACCACTCCCCACATTTG CTCCTTTGATGAAAGCCGAGCCCCAGAgacccatggaggaggaggagcccaaGATTCCAGGGGACCTGGACCAGGAGCCG AGCCTGCTCTACGCTGATCTGGACCATAGAGCCCTCAGGAGACCCCGCCGGCTGTCCACAGTAGTCCCTGCTGATGCGTCCACTATCTATGCAGTTGTAGTTTGA
- the Ly6g6c gene encoding lymphocyte antigen 6 complex locus protein G6c isoform X1: MQMPHTCYSSSLHWTGAIKITSSPCGGVRSLKPLRGLKQQLFRRIPENLLLTTAVTTTILGTLTMKGLLLLTLSALLCWVSADIRCHSCYKVPVLGCVDRQSCRLEPGHQCLTTNVYLGKMWVFSNLRCGTPEEPCREAFNQTNHKLGLNYNTTCCSKDNCNSPAPRPTPTLTLVFLTSLAGLGLWLLH, encoded by the exons ATGCAAATGCCCCACACCTGTTACTCCAGCAGCCTTCACTGGACTGGAGCCATCAAGATCACATCAAGCCCATGTGGAGGGGTGAGGTCCCTCAAACCTTTAAGGGGCCTGAAGCAGCAACTCTTTAGAAG GATCCCTGAAAATCTACTCTTGACAACGGCTGTGACTACTACCATTCTTGGGACCCTCACCATGAAAGGCCTTCTTCTGCTCACCctgtctgctctgctctgctgggTCTCAG CTGATATCCGCTGTCACTCCTGCTACAAAGTCCCTGTGCTGGGCTGCGTGGACCGGCAGTCCTGCCGTCTGGAGCCAGGACACCAGTGCCTAACAACAAATGTGTACCTCG GGAAGATGTGGGTTTTCTCCAACCTGCGCTGTGGCACACCAGAAGAGCCCTGTCGGGAGGCCTTCAACCAAACCAACCACAAGCTGGGCCTGAACTATAACACCACCTGCTGCAGCAAAGACAACTGCAATAGCCCAGCCCCCCGGCCCACGCCCACCCTGACCCTGGTTTTCCTCACTTCCTTGGCTGGCCTTGGCCTCTGGCTGCTGCACTGA